The DNA region GGCATTCGATCCCTCGTCGAACCTTGAAAAATATGCTTTTGGTGTAGTCGCCTGAAGCCGACCATTGCGTGCCGATTGTCGAAAGATCCCGCGTGTTTAGTGGCCGTCTTGTTTGAACAACTGCCAGCGATACCCCTGCACATTTGTCGCTTGGCGAGTTAACTTCGTCCAATGTCGCACGCCTGTTTCTACCGCTCACTCCGCGCGCACCAGCCTCTCTTGTCCGGACGATTGCCACAACAGAGAAGTTTTTTGCAGACGCAAAAGCAGAAGTGGAGTGGATTTTGCAGTGGATTGAATTCCCGCGCGTACCTGCATTCAACACAGTTTTCGTCCTCCTTGTATCCTGCGGGCTTCTCGCCTCACCGACAATTATCTCCGTGGTTGATTCCGTGTCGGTTTATTTCGAAAGCGCATAACAAAAAACGTCAAATCTATAGAGATTGGGTgcggaaacaaaaaaggcTAAGAAATCTGCACCCGGCCGGCAAATGGAAACGGATTCTTTCCGCCTGTAACTATTGGTGGAGCAATGTGAACCTGCGAGACGATGCGTTCCTCAAGAATGAGTTGCGTAAACAAGGGGGATGGTGCCGCATCTCGGAACTGCTGAAGTTTCCGAAGCTAAAAATTTGGACCGATGCGGAACTTGTCATTGATTCCCTGACAAGTACCGCTGCACATAAGTGGGAAGTGGATGTGAATGAGGCGTTTCCTATGAAGTCCAAAGTTCGCCGCGTCGACGTGACGCTGGACTATATCGATGAAATCGAGCGCGAGATGGATGtagacgaaaacgatgacAATAAAAGCACGACGGCTAGTGGCCTTGATCTTGAAAGCAACCCACTCTCTGAACacgaaatcaaaaagtcgcctccaacacaaaaggaaCGAAATCTGCCATTTTTCAATTCTAAACGGAAGGTTATCGTGGCCCGGTCACCCAATGACATCGCTCCCCTATGCATGAAACTTACGAAATCAATCAAACAATCGGGACCGAATTCCTTCCCTCTAGTACTTGGAATGGACGTGGAGTACGCCACATTGGAATTGGATATTCGGGGTGACCTGCCGGCCATGCTGCAGCTTGCGAGTCCTGATCCTACCGGACCAGTTGGTCTTTTCTGGCTCGACAAACTACCGAATCACGGTAAATCCATCTTGCACGACGGAGAAGCGTATAAACCGTTGCTATCCATTTTGGCGTCTTCGGATATCGAGAAGGTCGGCGTTGGTTTGACGTCAGATGTCCGGCACTTGTTGGATTGGTGGGGCGTTTCCGGTGCGGCCACATACTCGCCATACTTTATCGCGAACACGGTGGATATATCGGAAGTGTACTCGTCAGACACACGCGTGGCCGACCGTTCTCTGCAGGAAATGTGCGAGTCGGTGTTGCAGTTGCGTTTGCGCAAGCGCAAGTCGATTTCGAGAAACAAAAAACGCTCGCACTGGCGTGCGGAAGTGTTGACCAAGCAAATGAAAGAATACGCTGCCAACGACGCGGCGTGCGCAGTAGAGGTCTATTTGTCCCTGTGTGCCGAAGAATCCGACGACAGTGATGATTCaggtgacgacgacgaaaacgatcaCAGCTCCATAGATCATTCGGATGCTGATGAAAGGGATCCTAGTTCATACCAATAGGCACGGTTACGATCTATCCTAGGTTAGATTGCGATCATATTCTGGCAGGTATTTCTGTCTTTCCGGGTTCTGTTGGGTGTGTCTGCAATGTGGACGAACGTCATCCGCGTCAAACTCTTGTCACGATTCCCTCGATCCTCTTGATATGGCATTTTTGTTTCTCTTTCCTATAGCTTTGGTTGCGAACGACCCACGTTGCACAAGCAAGGCAGGGCTCCAGCATTTCTGCCCTTGCTGATTAATTCAGCATTCAAAGTGCATATTTTGATCACAGCGTGATCAGGATGCTTGTTTCGGTTCGCGCTTTGACGGGCTTGACCCGAGCTTCGTCCTTCTGTTTCGTCTCTCGTCGTTCGTTAGCGACGCGTCCACTGAGCAAGGTTGTTGGTTCGGCCAAGGAGGCCTTGCAAGGCGTCGATTTGTCCGGTGCTACGATTGCTGCCGGTGGCTTTGGTTTGGGTGGCATCCCGGAAACTCTTTTGAACGAAATTAGTCGGACAGAGTCCGCCAAGGATTTGACCATAGTATCGCTGACGGCGGGTGTCGACGGGTTCGGAATCGGACGTTTGCTGGAAGCGAACAAGGTCAAGAGGCTCATTAGTTCCTACGTTGGCGAAAACAAGTTTTTAGAACAAGAATTCTTTGCTGGGCGTCTGGAAGTCGAGTTGACGCCGCAAGGGACCATCGCGGAGCGTTTGAATGCCGCGGGAGCGGGTAAGTAGCCGCGAACGAACCATTAATACATGGTTGCATCCCGGCTCACGACTTGACCAAACGGTATGCTGCACAGGTATCCCTGCCTTTTACACACCCACCGGAGCAGGGACTATCTACTCTAAAGGTGGAATTCCCATCCAGTACGTTCCGGACGGCAGTGGCAATGTCGCCATCGCCAGTGAAGCTCGCGAGACCCGCGTCTTTGACGACATTGAGTATGTTTTGGAGCACTCACTCAAGGCGGGTGTTGCCATCGTCAAAGCTTACAAGGCGGATACGCGTGGAAATCTCATATTCAAGGGAACTTCGGCCAACGCCAATCCCGATTGTGCCATGGCCGGGAAAATCTGCCTTGCCGAGGTTGAAGAGATTGTGGAAGCGGGTGAAATTGGACCAGACGAAGTTCATCTTCCTGGAGTATACGTACACAAGGTACTGCTGGCTGCCGACAACGAAAAGCGTGTCGAACGATTAAAGTTACAGGACGGTTCCCAAAAGGGCGTCATCGTGGGCGGGCGTGGACGGATTATGCGACGGGCAGcgaaagaatttgaaaaCGGCATGTACGTGAATTTGGGCATTGGTATTCCAACCATGGCGTCCAACTATGTTCCCGAAGGAATACAGATTGAGTTGCAGGCGGAAAACGGACTCATGGGAATTGGACCGGTACGTCCAAGTTGAAGCGGTGGGCAAACCTTGCAATTGTTGAATCACTTCATTCTGACGACGCTTCCTTGTTTGTCCTCCATAGTACCCATCTTCTGAGTTGACCGCTAGCCCGGACTACATCAACGCCGGTAAAGAAACAATCACTCCATTGCGCGGAGCATCAACATTTAGCTCGTCCCGATCCTTCGGTATGATTAGAGGAGGTCACATTGACTTGACTATTTTGGGGGGTCTACAATGCAGCGCGTCCGGAGATCTAGCGAGCTGGATTGTACCAGGAAAGATTGTCAAGGGCATGGGAGGGGCCATGGATCTCGTCAACGCCATTGGATCTCGTGTCGTTGTTACAATGGACCACACAGCCAAGGATGGATCTCCCAAGATTCGGGATAAGTGCAGTTTGCCATTGACAGGCCACAACGTTGTGGACCGAATCATTACCGACATGGGCGTCTTCGATTGCGATAAGAAAGGTAAGGGCGGTCTTACGCTGGTGGAAATTGCACCCGGTGTTTCGGTAGATGATGTTCGAAAGGCAACCGCTTGTGACTTTAAAGTTGCATCCAGCCTTCCTCGGATGGACAACGAGTAAATACAATCTAGTCTCCGGGAGACAAACAGGAAGCTAATTTAAGCGGTTTTTCGTTTCATCTCTCCACACCACGCTATTCAAAATATCCGCATTTCAGCACTATTGCAAAAGAAACCAGAACAGGTAATGGGGGAATGATATGCTACGCATTACGTGACAGATCGAAAGGATCCCTACTCGGCCTGTAAATTCCATTGCGTGCAATGTTGGCCTCGAGTACAGGCTCAAATCTTTCAAGCTCGATGGTTCGTGTTCGTGTTTGCTTTAGCCGTTTGAAGGCTTCATCATCGCGGTTCCTTGTCGCCATAGTATAGGCAGGTTTAAGTCTCAGTAAAGTATCGACATTCTCTAGTCGACTTTCGCTGCTTTCGAAGCTTCTTGGAATTTCGTACAACGTAGTTCCGGATAGGAAAGTGGCATCATCGTGGAAGACTCCATCATCCAAATAGAGTGGTTCTTCTACTTCTCGATTTGAGTCATTAAAGAAGTGATGTTGCAAACTTGAATCAGAGTATCCCGTGGTACTGTGGCTTTGTAACCCACGAGAAGATAGAGCATGTTCAGCACCAACTTTTTTCTTATTACGTCGCTGAAGAATGAGTATGACGATGAGACTGCCCATGATGATATTGATCAAGCCGATCGCGCTCATAATGTAAAGGTTACTTGTCGCTCGACCTGTGCTGACTCCTGCATTGTCTGTAGTTGGGTTGGTTATGTTGATCGCCGCTATTTCGTCTTCATCTCTGCCCAAGTCTGACTCTAAAACAAAGCTTCCTTTCCCCCTAGTTGGCACGTTCGTTGATACTCGAGCTTCTATTGAAGGATGATTAGTTGGGATAAGCATAGGCGAAATCTGGGGTCTCTGCGAAAAAGTTATGGCCTGTGCTGGTACAGCTGTTGGAAGGTTAGTTGCAACGAACGGTAAAGATGGACCTTCACTCGATAATTCAGTTGATGACGATCCATTAACGGTCTGAGCAGGCGCCGTAGCGGATGAGAGCGTTGAAGACGGAATGACGGTGAGTAGTGGAGCCATCGGGGCCACCGTCGGAACAAGAGTAGGTGCCCCGGTATTCTGCATGAATTCAGATGCCAAAGCACCTGACAATCTATCCACTGAGAGAACAGCTATGTTGCTGTGCACAAAGTTGTTCGGTTGCACAGATTTCTCTCTAAACATCGAACCTTTCGTATTGCAAAGCAACATCGCGTTTCCGTCCTTATCGCAAAGTACCCCAATTCCAGATGCAAGAGTATCGTCTTCTGATGTACCGATTTGTAGGGCAAAGTTAAGAGAGCCATCATCCGTGTTCAGCTGAACCACAAAAATGTCGTCCTTTCCTGCACTCTGCGGCACAATACCTGTCACCCCATTAGTTGTCAAAACGGCACCGTCTTTGACGATTCCAGTCATGTAGACCAGTTTATCGTCCAAAGTGACATCACAAGCCAGTCCATGTACTTGTGGTGTCTGCAACGTATCATCTCCAACGAGGATTGTTCCAATCTGGTAGGTCCAAATCGTTTCCAGTGTTGTTGCGTTGATTTTATGTAGAAAGGCTTGATAGTGTCCGGGTTGCGAGGAAGGCACCGGCACAGCTTCACCTTGTAGTAGATTGCCATCTGTCATTCCAGTTACGTAAAGGAAACCTGTGTCGGCTGCTTGGCAAAGCCCGAGAATTCGATCCATTCCATTTGAAGAAACTCTTTTCGAACTCACTGTATTTCCTGTTCTTGATTTAAACAACATCAAGAACCCGTCCAATGCGTTAGCCGCAAATCCACCACCAAAGGCAATGCCTGTACCTCGTGTGGAACCAGCAAGAATCGTAGTTGAGTCGTTCAGTCGAATCATGCTGGAAAGTTGAACACTAGCGAGCTGGTCCGTCGCAAATTCCTTCCACCATTCAGAATCTAGAGTTTGGAGGATAGGTCCATCTTCAATTCTGCCGGAATCCAAACGAGGGGCAACTGAGCGATTACCCATACGATGTAGTCTTTGAAGAGAAAGAGACAGAGGTTTGTCATTCTGTAACAGGAAATACGCTCCATCATTGGTAGGGTCGGCAGTAGAATCTTGAGACTGTTGGCTTTGGACGGCCTGTTGAGCTTCAGGGGAAGCCGATTTCAGAGAGGCTATCAGCAAGTCGCCATCGTCGAATTGCATAGCAATCGGGATTTGAACCGCTGCAGACTCTATCAGATGGCCACCATGTACTTTTCCCTTCCAGTTTAAATCAAGAACCATTCCATAGACTGTCCTGTTCGGACCCTCTAATTTCAAAGGTGCTAGCACACTCGGAGATTCCACAGAGTGGCCAAGAACGTACATTTTTCTGTCACTTCCACTTCCTGTGGTGTATATTGCAGAGCATACCTCTTGTGTGTTCATTCGACCTATCTGCTGGCGAATGATCCAGACTGGTAGGGTGTTGGCGGCTTTTACTGGGAGTTGTAGAATGCCGAAAAAGCAATCGCTGGTATTTTGTGAGATCGGTGTAGTGCTCCCAGATTTGTCAAATTCGCGACCGTAGGTGGCACCGGTAATGTATAGTCTCGAAAGCGTAGCGTCATACACCATGCTTGACGCGAAGGTACTCGCTGTGTCTTCATTGGTTTGAATGCCAAAGGGAGACGACGAGTCTACGAATACAGCGAGCACGGCTAGACAGAGTCCAAGAAACAAAGACCTCATTCGATGTGACATCGCTGTTTTGGCTCGCAGAATTTTTCTTCACGTTTTGGCTTGAATGCCGTCTCGGAATGTTAAGATGTTCCATCTTTCAACGAGCACTCCTTTCTTTGTTGCGGATGCTGACATGAATCGAATAGCCGTTGGATGCACAAAATTGAGATATGGGACTTGTCTGGGGGTAGTCAAACCTACCATATTTGGCGCGCGATGATTGACTGCAAGTAGCAATACAGCAGAAaggttgacagtgagtcttCTGTAAACCGCTATTCCCAGTATACCATAAATTAAAAACCTATTAGCTGATCCCTAGAGTAGATTGTAATTTTATCGATGACGTCAACATTTTTTGTGGAAGTCCAGCTGATCTCAACAAATTCGGCGGAGGGCTGTTCGACCTACAACTTTACACAAAAATACGCGTGAAGTGAATAGACGAACCACAAAAGAGAGAAGACTGTGTCTGTCCAAGGACCACAGCTTCAAACCTGATGATCTTACAGTCAAGGATTGCCAAAATTTTGAAAGACGTAGATTTGATTCTAAAGCTGATCATAGTCAATCCAACAGTTTTAAGCACTCTCGCCTAACAGACAGATTTGCCAAGAAATGCATCATCTATATATGTTCCGACCTTGTAAATTCATGTCAACAAGGAACCAAGGATAGCTCCAAGTTCGAAGCTGGTGATGGGCATCATTCAGCCGTCATAGCAAATGAAATGCTTACTCCTTGGTTATGGTTGTCTGATTTCAGGCTGTACTTAGATAAATGAAAGGCTTAAGACTGCAGGTAAAACCAAAATTGTCTAGTGTACTAATATGAAGGAAAATACAGACTCGAGTGCTCAAGCATAACCGCATTCACTCTAGACATTGACCAAACATCGCTCTTAAGTATGCACTTCTAGTTGACTCTTTCGAAAACATTTGTGAGACGATCTGTAAAGATTCCGGATCGGACACTCCATACTGTTTTAGGTAGTACTGACGTTCTAAAAGAAGTCTCTTGTACTGCATTGATTTGTATTTCCTCGACAGTACTTGCTTTGCGGACAATTGGTGTTCGAGCCCTCTGATACAGATATTCTCTGGGTCAAGGCTCGAGAAGTTGCCACGACTCGATCGAATAGCTTCGATTGTTCGACGTCGTTCTCGATCGAATTTGAAATACTCCTCAGCTTGATACCATGTCGCTTGCAAATCGGATGGACGAAGGGGGTGATCCTGAACTGTGGCAAACATAGCAAAGCTCACTCTTTTCTTCGGTTTAGTCAGTGCATAGCGGGCCTTGAGTGGCACTGTCTTGGTGCTAGTGCGGTGTGATCGCGCTCTAGATGTCAAAGCGAATAGTGACATGTCAGAAGGCGGAAGCACAGTGCTTCTCGCCATTTTGAAGTCGGGATTTAGTGACCTTAATTCGCGATTTGATGGTAGCTGTGTATAGGTGTGCTGTTGGTTCAAGAACGCCATCATCGTGTTGTAGACAGGGAAATTATAGAGGCACCACCGGGGTCCATTTTTGTGAAGACTCGCCAAGCACGATCGCATGCGGAAGAAAAGCTCTTCAAATCGTGTTTAAGAGACCGTTGAGATTTGTAGGGAGCGTTGGGTTGTCCAGCAAATCAAAAAGTATCAAATTTTAAACGGTTAAATGTCGAATGACCAGAGATAATTCTATTTAAGTCAAGTTAAGGGCTAAATGTGAATTGTATTTTCGATCATGTTAAGAACTCTATTCAGCAACTGATAATCTTCGACAAAATATGCCAGAGAAAAGATTGATGCCGAAAACAACCAAAGTCGTATAGTACTAAACATGTTTGTGGCAATGATATATTTTCATCTGTGAACAAATCTGGACAGAATTTCGTGGACGAGCAAAAAATAATTGGGAATAACAGCCAAAAACAGCAAAGGTTCTTCGCCCTACTAGTCAGTTCTTAAATGCCGTTTCACCCCTGATCATATTTTCAGCCTTGCTTTAAAAGGAAGCGTctgcccccccccccctgaTATTaggctgactgtgagagagcACTAGTCGAGACGTTCGAGAAAGGAAGGCTTGTTCATGCTGAGATTTAGCAGTCGATGCAGTGGAGGGTTCTGTATTGAGCACGTTGGAGTCTCCTAAGAAGAAGTGATCACATCCATACCTACACGTTTCTTTCCTTTCGAAGGAAGAGTCGACAGCCTCCTGATCCTTTTTGTCCTCCCGAAAAGGAAATATTGAGCGTTTCAAGCCGAGCAGTAGAAGTCGCTGGCTGTACGCACGTAAGGCACTTTTAATTTTGCGGTTTCCCTGGTAAATGACTCAAATAGCTATACAAGGCACGCAAGCGTGGTTGGTATGATTAATGTGATTCCCTATTGGGCTCGTTTGTGTGGATCAACGCATATCGAAAAAATACCGATCATTAGATCTCGCGTTCAAATTCAGCCTTTGCATAGTCACACGGAAAAGTCATTGACAGTGGATTCCGTCATTACCTGGCACCGACAGAAAAACAAGTTATCGTCCCTCATGTTAGCTCGAAGCCTTTTCACGAGATCGATCGTCACATCATTATCAGCCGTTTTCACCGGAACATTGCCAAAGTCATTTGACGTTCACCTTCGTAGTTACAAAATTGGTGTTGATGAAGTATTGTTCgcttcttctctttctcgCATTTTCCTATGCGAATGCCGCTCTCGACTTTGAAGTCAACGCGGCCAGCACATTCACCTGTTCCTTGGAGAGTGCCACTTGCCGCTTCTCTCGTTCCGACTACGACACCGAACCGATACTTGTAGGTGAGGGCCAAATCACTGACACGGAGGGTGAAACGGGTTCATTTGTAGCCGTTTGGGCGACTCGCATTCCGGAGTCCGACTCAATGACGCTATCCAATTGCGTCATTGCTGATTCCTGTTTCGTCAAATGCCAGGACACCTGCGCGTGTGCGACAGCCGATGGTAGCCCGTGTGAGACAGCAACGCCGGCACCCACACCGGCACCAACAGCGCCACAGCCCACTACGGCACCGGTGCAGATAGTTTGCGAACAGAAGAGCGAGAATACGTCTTTGTGTCCCACACTTATGCGGGATTCCGTCCCGGTTGGCGTTGAATGTCGTTGTTATAACTTTTGCAAAGGTTCTTTCTTGTCGTGCTGCCAAGATAACAATCAATGCGGCTCCTTGGACTGTGCGGATGCGGGAGCGCCGGGAACGATGGACGGGATTGTGTTGGGATGTACAGATGACGACGCGCCAAgcggtggcggtggaggaggaTCAGACAGCTCGCGGTCTGTGACGGCGCCTTTTCCAACGTTGGCTTTCGGATTTACCGCAGGTTTGGTATTGCTGGCGTAGGTAGGTGTGACCAGCTGGCGTAGCGCTTTTGAAAGATAAATCTATTCTCTGTCTACCGGTTATTTAGCGTatctctagctagctttTACAGGAGAATGAGAGTGGCTGCTAGCCGCAAAGATTTCTAAGTACCACCATGGACCAGATACGAACCATGGCGTGGACGACTTCAATCCCAGGGTGCGAGAGCTTGGGTCCTATTGCTGCTCGCGGTCCAATTTCCCGATTGTCCGGACGAGCCAAGGATATCCAGTAGCCATCAACCACGCCGATATATGGATGGGATTCGAGTAGGGTGGTTGCAATCGTATTGAAGTATTCGACAAAAGAAGCATCCAGTGGGAGTCCTTGTCCATAGCGAGGGTCCCAATTGATCCCAAAATTGCCATACTTGGGCCAACCAGCGGTGGTTGTTTGAAACAGCTTGACAGCTGCGGGCAAAGTGCCCACGACATGGATCAAATCGGCCAGACCACGCCGATATTGTTCCACGCACGGCAATTGGGGATCAGTAAGGTATGTGCGACGGTCTTTCTCCCACTCCGTTCCGCAGAGCCGATGAATGTCGTGCAGCCCTGTATTGAATAACACAGCTCGATGGGCTTGGGACTTAGAATTTCGTTCCAGCTCGACTTTTAATTCTTGCTCTAAAATGGGGCCGTAAGTGTTGCAGCGCAGAATTCCACCGTACAATTCGATGAACGTTAAGGAATGATGCTTCATTTCAGGTAACGACAGGTACTGCTGGAAGATTTGATGCTGTATCCTCATCGTCGAGTCCCCGATAAGTATAAAGTGAGTAGGTTCCTGTAAACATAAAAAAGGATTGAAGGTCACATTTTCACCACGATAGGGTATCACCAAGAGGCGGCAATTATGGAATTGGTAGTCAGCCACAACTCCAAGACTGTTGTAGGATTGCTGATAGGCTGGAAAAGTGACTTGAGTTCCGTCACCCGTATTTGACTGGTGGTGTTTCGATCGAATTTGATCCACAACCTTCCACCGAGCTCGTTCATGGGGATATATGGAGCGGTCGTTGAGCAAATCCGCTGCATTGCAGACTGGCAGCTTTGTGAAATGATCCATTTTGTTTGGCAAAACCGTCAAGGTGGTTGGAAAGTCTTGCAAGAGATATCCCTCATAGAGAATGGGTGCGGCCTTAGATGCCAGTGGAAAGACGTCGAATGGTGGTGGGTTCGAAATGGTTATGACTATTTCCACTGTATAGACCCCCGGGTCGACGGGGTACAGCAGAGCACGATATCCACCTTTTCCTCTCGCTTCGATCCGGCCTGTCAAAATTGCAGGGCCGTAGGCGCGGACATAAAAATACGACGGTGTTTGACAATCAGCATGACCTCGACACTGCAGCTCGATAATGTACGGATCACCCGCCGAAATAGTATCACCTTTAGGTGTGGCAGCTGTGAAGTACCCGGCCAAGGTGAACTCAGGCCGACCCCAACCTGTGTATCCTGGCAATTCCCCGGCTGCGATCGCGTAGGAACCCAACGGCGTCGTCTGGGAATTGGGAAAAGCGACCGGTTGGGAACGTGTACCATTTGGTGCACGTAGCGGCCGATAAACACCGCTGTTGCAGTACAACACAAGCAGTACGACCACTGCTAAAATGAAAGCACGAATCGTGAATTGGGGTCTCGTCATATCGCGACTATGAAACAAAAACATCTCATGCTTGCCGTTCGCTAATCCGGAAATTGTTGACTGTTGAAAAAAATTGGGTGCCTCGTCGAGAGTGTCGTCGAAATTCACAATCAACTTGCAATTATGGTTTATAGTTACTGTAATtatatcacagtcaatgactTGAGAGTCATGGATGGTCTTGTCCGACAAAATACGGGCAGGGTTTGTTTTTCATAGGTGTACCGCCATACACGAaggctgactgtgaacgggTCTTTGCTTCGTTCATGAGAAAAAGAGGTTCGCGAAAACAAGAATTCTTGGAACACGCTAGCCCTAACGTTACAGTAGAAGAAAAATATGCTCTCCAAGGTTGTCAAAACAACGGCGTCGGCACAGCTTTGCCACTGCGCATAGTGGACATACAATACATAGCATATCGGTAGGCATACCATGGAAGAAGAGAGCGACTTTGGCGACGGATGGGACGATCCGGATCTCGACATTAGCATCGCAGACGGCGACGATGGAGCATCCGAGCCGGAAACCGCGACGCCGCCGCAAACGGGTGGTCTTTTCTCGTCCGTCACTGCAACGCACGACCCCCGCCCAGCTTGG from Phaeodactylum tricornutum CCAP 1055/1 chromosome 23, whole genome shotgun sequence includes:
- a CDS encoding predicted protein; translated protein: MKSKVRRVDVTLDYIDEIEREMDVDENDDNKSTTASGLDLESNPLSEHEIKKSPPTQKERNLPFFNSKRKVIVARSPNDIAPLCMKLTKSIKQSGPNSFPLVLGMDVEYATLELDIRGDLPAMLQLASPDPTGPVGLFWLDKLPNHGKSILHDGEAYKPLLSILASSDIEKVGVGLTSDVRHLLDWWGVSGAATYSPYFIANTVDISEVYSSDTRVADRSLQEMCESVLQLRLRKRKSISRNKKRSHWRAEVLTKQMKEYAANDAACAVEVYLSLCAEESDDSDDSGDDDENDHSSIDHSDADERDPSSYQ
- the SKT1 gene encoding succinyl-coenzyme A:3-oxo-acid coenzyme a-transferase (A mitochondrial enzyme, catalyzes the reversible transfer of CoA between succinyl-CoA and another carboxylic acid in the reaction: succinyl-CoA + a 3-oxo acid = succinate + a 3-oxoacyl-CoA. A number of 3-oxo acids may serve as the acceptor but acetoacetate is the preferred substrate. Potential roles in synthesis and degradation of ketone bodies (in lipid metabolism), leucine degradation, and butanoate metabolism.); this encodes MLVSVRALTGLTRASSFCFVSRRSLATRPLSKVVGSAKEALQGVDLSGATIAAGGFGLGGIPETLLNEISRTESAKDLTIVSLTAGVDGFGIGRLLEANKVKRLISSYVGENKFLEQEFFAGRLEVELTPQGTIAERLNAAGAGIPAFYTPTGAGTIYSKGGIPIQYVPDGSGNVAIASEARETRVFDDIEYVLEHSLKAGVAIVKAYKADTRGNLIFKGTSANANPDCAMAGKICLAEVEEIVEAGEIGPDEVHLPGVYVHKVLLAADNEKRVERLKLQDGSQKGVIVGGRGRIMRRAAKEFENGMYVNLGIGIPTMASNYVPEGIQIELQAENGLMGIGPYPSSELTASPDYINAGKETITPLRGASTFSSSRSFGMIRGGHIDLTILGGLQCSASGDLASWIVPGKIVKGMGGAMDLVNAIGSRVVVTMDHTAKDGSPKIRDKCSLPLTGHNVVDRIITDMGVFDCDKKGKGGLTLVEIAPGVSVDDVRKATACDFKVASSLPRMDNE
- a CDS encoding predicted protein; translation: MSHRMRSLFLGLCLAVLAVFVDSSSPFGIQTNEDTASTFASSMVYDATLSRLYITGATYGREFDKSGSTTPISQNTSDCFFGILQLPVKAANTLPVWIIRQQIGRMNTQEVCSAIYTTGSGSDRKMYVLGHSVESPSVLAPLKLEGPNRTVYGMVLDLNWKGKVHGGHLIESAAVQIPIAMQFDDGDLLIASLKSASPEAQQAVQSQQSQDSTADPTNDGAYFLLQNDKPLSLSLQRLHRMGNRSVAPRLDSGRIEDGPILQTLDSEWWKEFATDQLASVQLSSMIRLNDSTTILAGSTRGTGIAFGGGFAANALDGFLMLFKSRTGNTVSSKRVSSNGMDRILGLCQAADTGFLYVTGMTDGNLLQGEAVPVPSSQPGHYQAFLHKINATTLETIWTYQIGTILVGDDTLQTPQVHGLACDVTLDDKLVYMTGIVKDGAVLTTNGVTGIVPQSAGKDDIFVVQLNTDDGSLNFALQIGTSEDDTLASGIGVLCDKDGNAMLLCNTKGSMFREKSVQPNNFVHSNIAVLSVDRLSGALASEFMQNTGAPTLVPTVAPMAPLLTVIPSSTLSSATAPAQTVNGSSSTELSSEGPSLPFVATNLPTAVPAQAITFSQRPQISPMLIPTNHPSIEARVSTNVPTRGKGSFVLESDLGRDEDEIAAINITNPTTDNAGVSTGRATSNLYIMSAIGLINIIMGSLIVILILQRRNKKKVGAEHALSSRGLQSHSTTGYSDSSLQHHFFNDSNREVEEPLYLDDGVFHDDATFLSGTTLYEIPRSFESSESRLENVDTLLRLKPAYTMATRNRDDEAFKRLKQTRTRTIELERFEPVLEANIARNGIYRPSRDPFDLSRNA
- a CDS encoding predicted protein → MKYCSLLLFLAFSYANAALDFEVNAASTFTCSLESATCRFSRSDYDTEPILVGEGQITDTEGETGSFVAVWATRIPESDSMTLSNCVIADSCFVKCQDTCACATADGSPCETATPAPTPAPTAPQPTTAPVQIVCEQKSENTSLCPTLMRDSVPVGVECRCYNFCKGSFLSCCQDNNQCGSLDCADAGAPGTMDGIVLGCTDDDAPSGGGGGGSDSSRSVTAPFPTLAFGFTAGLVLLA
- a CDS encoding predicted protein, with protein sequence MTRPQFTIRAFILAVVVLLVLYCNSGVYRPLRAPNGTRSQPVAFPNSQTTPLGSYAIAAGELPGYTGWGRPEFTLAGYFTAATPKGDTISAGDPYIIELQCRGHADCQTPSYFYVRAYGPAILTGRIEARGKGGYRALLYPVDPGVYTVEIVITISNPPPFDVFPLASKAAPILYEGYLLQDFPTTLTVLPNKMDHFTKLPVCNAADLLNDRSIYPHERARWKVVDQIRSKHHQSNTGDGTQVTFPAYQQSYNSLGVVADYQFHNCRLLVIPYRGENVTFNPFLCLQEPTHFILIGDSTMRIQHQIFQQYLSLPEMKHHSLTFIELYGGILRCNTYGPILEQELKVELERNSKSQAHRAVLFNTGLHDIHRLCGTEWEKDRRTYLTDPQLPCVEQYRRGLADLIHVVGTLPAAVKLFQTTTAGWPKYGNFGINWDPRYGQGLPLDASFVEYFNTIATTLLESHPYIGVVDGYWISLARPDNREIGPRAAIGPKLSHPGIEVVHAMVRIWSMVVLRNLCG